In endosymbiont of Galathealinum brachiosum, the DNA window TACGCAAAACGGGAAGCAAAGCTTCCCGATATGCACCCCCGATAAGAACACGGAAGCGAAAATTTGACATAAGACTTACGACTTACGACTTACGACTTACCACTATCATTTACTGCATGCGCTTTGATTTTATCAGCATTTCATAAGCATTTTTGATGTCATGAACAATATCATGTGCTTCAACTACCTCTACTTCACTAGCACCTTTAGCAACTAACTTGTCAGGATGAAACTTACTCATCATCCTGCGATAAGCCTGTTTAACCTGTTCCTGATTTGCCCAACGGTTAACACCTAACATTTCATATGAATCTGAAAGACTAAAAACTTTTTTGGACACACTTGCTATCGGCTGATTAGCTACTTTTTTTTCTGCTCTTACACGCCTTTCGATACGGGTATAAATAGAATCTGACACATCAAGACGTTTGCACATGCGTTTGATTAGTTTGCTTTCCCTGTCATTCAGACTTGCATCGGCATATGCCATTTTTAACTGAATTTCTATAAAAACCTGCACGACACTGACACGATGACTGCATTGACGCTTGAAACGCCATAATAAAGTTTCCAGAGTAAAATCTTCATGTTTGCCTTCATTAAACAGGCGAATTGCCAGCTGACGTTGTTCTGACGTCAGGTCCAGATGATCCATAACCTGTGTGGCCAACTCAATTTCAACGCTTTTAACCCGACCATCACATTTTGCAACATGTCCCATTGCTGCGAAACTGGATATAAAGAAAGCACCCTGCACAGCACCATCATAACCACTGGCTTCGAGTTTTTCCTGATAGGTTTGCCACCAGCGTGCTAGTGGATCTCTGAAAAGACGCTCTGTTAGTGCGTCAGGGCTAATAGATCGGAAAGTTTGTGTAACTACATCGGCTAGGCGTGGCAATGTCTTATCCTGCTTTCATCATTTCGTTGTAATAAACAATAGTCCAATAAAAAACAAAGGTAAAGGAAAAAATCAATAAAAATAGATATTTAGGTGGTTTTGTTAATAATTCACACTAAAAATATCATCTAAAAATCAGAACAACTCAATTTCATCTTCTGTAGTAGCAACCTGATGCATTTTTTCCAGCACCTCCATCATGTCTTCCCCGTTAAGAATCGCATCAAACAGAACACGTTCCTTTTCCATTGTGTAACGACTTCGAATCACTTCCTGTAAAGCGCCCCACTCATGGGGTGAATACAGTCTCGCTGGATCACTCACCAGATCACCCAGTTTGGACAGACTATTAACAACATGATCCATTCTCTGCACCAGCGTATCATAAAACTGAAACGCAACAATAGCCTGCTGCATCTTACTTGAGACCTGCTGACAGTTATCAACTACTATTTGTTGATCACTTTCATCCACATTATATTTCTCAAATAAACCTGATGTGCCTAATTCGATTGCTTTTATACTCCCCGCCATACTGGTAAAAGAGTCGGTCAGAGTATTCACTGAATTTGAGCCGTCTTTTAATGAAAACTCTACCTGAGCTGCCGCCAGTTTTAGCATCAGCACAGTTTCTTTTACCTGACTCCAGTCAAGGTCGGGATGATTAGCTGTAGAACTTGAATTTTTTTTGATCTCAGACATTTATTATATCTCTTAACTTTAAAAAAGACGGTATACATCTGAGTGTAGATCAAACATTTAACAATATAATGAAAATGATTCAACTCGCCTTAAAAAAGACTTAACGACAAATATTTAAGTACAGACAAGACGAGAAAAAACACTAAAAAATAATATTCAGC includes these proteins:
- a CDS encoding co-chaperone DjlA is translated as MPRLADVVTQTFRSISPDALTERLFRDPLARWWQTYQEKLEASGYDGAVQGAFFISSFAAMGHVAKCDGRVKSVEIELATQVMDHLDLTSEQRQLAIRLFNEGKHEDFTLETLLWRFKRQCSHRVSVVQVFIEIQLKMAYADASLNDRESKLIKRMCKRLDVSDSIYTRIERRVRAEKKVANQPIASVSKKVFSLSDSYEMLGVNRWANQEQVKQAYRRMMSKFHPDKLVAKGASEVEVVEAHDIVHDIKNAYEMLIKSKRMQ